The following coding sequences are from one Lolium rigidum isolate FL_2022 chromosome 6, APGP_CSIRO_Lrig_0.1, whole genome shotgun sequence window:
- the LOC124663560 gene encoding uncharacterized protein LOC124663560 — protein MDLACDPTQPPPAKRTSTTGTNCTTIDSLGDDILREILLLLPSLTALIRAAFTCRAWRRAVASSSSFRRRFRALHPSPPLGLFFTRPRSVHRPNVPALPDFVPTRRPDKDLAGAVRCGDFFITSIPDRRGETPCWDIVDCRDGFLLLNDWDNALLALFNPYSRWSRGVFDMPDGDIFGDYRGIFGLRSIHLIYSDEEPMSFRVVCLVYDESRVRALVFSPSDTRGWHIGPWVEVSPTPQTDSEWLEEGMQANGLFIFWVCVDLKIVVTLNTTTMEFSVDEFPQCLTAVDQDISFDVGETMDGAPCIVYAVGLSIGVLLRKADDDGVEKWVQDRVVPLETQLARIIEDLPLPGDLQLNVAAIRNGFVYLATSDMYHEPQNPCWFLSLCLETMELEMLFQRTFDNQIYPRLTMAPFFSR, from the exons ATGGACCTCGCCTGTGATCCCACCCAGCCGCCGCCGGCAAAGCGCACGAGCACGACGGGAACAAACTGCACCACCATCGACTCCCTCGGCGACGACATCCTGCGGGAGATCTTGCTTCTCCTCCCCTCCCTCACGGCGCTCATCCGCGCCGCCTTCACCTGCCGGGCGTGGCGCCGCGCCGTGGCCTCCTCGTCGTCCTTCCGCCGCCGATTCCGCGCCCTCCACCCGTCGCCTCCCCTCGGCCTCTTCTTCACGCGGCCCAGGTCCGTCCACCGTCCCAACGTCCCTGCCCTCCCCGACTTCGTGCCGACCCGTCGCCCCGATAAGGACCTGGCCGGCGCCGTCCGCTGCGGCGACTTCTTCATCACCTCCATCCCGGATCGCCGCGGCGAAACACCCTGCTGGGATATCGTCGACTGCCGCGATGGCTTCCTCCTCCTCAATGATTGGGACAATGCGTTGCTTGCCTTGTTCAACCCATACTCAAGGTGGAGCCGTGGGGTCTTCGACATGCCGGATGGGGATATCTTTGGGGATTACCGTGGAATTTTCGGCCTCCGTAGTATCCACCTGATCTACTCTGACGAGGAACCCATGTCGTTCCGGGTGGTGTGCCTTGTCTATGATGAGTCCAGGGTGAGGGCTTTGGTCTTCTCCCCCTCCGATACCAGGGGGTGGCACATTGGCCCATGGGTGGAGGTCTCTCCGACGCCGCAGACCGACTCGGAGTGGCTTGAGGAGGGCATGCAGGCTAATGGGTTGTTCATCTTCTGGGTTTGCGTGGATCTGAAGATTGTGGTTACATTGAACACTACTACTATGGAGTTCTCGGTTGATGAGTTCCCACAATGCTTGACGGCGGTAGATCAAGACATCAGCTTTGATGTGGGTGAAACCATGGATGGTGCACCTTGCATTGTTTATGCAGTTGGACTCAGCATTGGTGTCTTGTTGCGCAAAGctgatgatgatggtgttgaGAAATGGGTGCAAGACAGGGTAGTTCCTTTGGAAACACAGCTTGCCCGGATAATCGAGGACCTACCACTACCAGGTGACCTCCAACTAAATGTTGCTGCAATCAGGAATGGCTTTGTCTACTTGGCAACGTCGGATATGTACCATGAGCCCCAAAATCCTTGTTG GTTCCTGTCCCTTTGCTTGGAAACAATGGAGCTGGAAATGTTGTTCCAGAGGACATTTGACAACCAAATTTATCCCCGTCTTACCATGGCCCCGTTCTTTAGTAGGTGA